One Methylobacterium oryzae DNA window includes the following coding sequences:
- a CDS encoding transglutaminase-like domain-containing protein has product MHIRTGFSIAFDTFGPTPMNLLLNVRPERRGDLLTPEVIAFDPPVAASQHVDAFGNVCTRIVAPGGRITMAADFTIADSGLPDDQAPGARQIAVQDLPDDVVPYLLGSRYCDTDKLSSIAWSLFGGTPEGWARVQAIVDFAHTRLRFDYQQADATRTAFDGYTQGVGVCRDFAHLAITLCRCMNIPARYATGYLGDIGVPKDPAPMDFSAWFEVFLEGPEGPRWYTFDARHNRPRIGRIVMARGRDATDCALTTSFGAAHLVRFDVHTDAVVEPPETLARAA; this is encoded by the coding sequence ATGCATATCCGCACCGGCTTCTCGATCGCCTTCGACACATTCGGCCCCACGCCGATGAACCTGCTCCTCAACGTGCGCCCGGAGCGGCGGGGCGACCTCCTGACGCCGGAGGTGATCGCCTTCGATCCGCCGGTCGCGGCGTCGCAGCACGTCGACGCCTTCGGCAATGTCTGCACGCGCATCGTCGCGCCGGGCGGCCGGATCACCATGGCGGCCGATTTCACGATCGCCGACAGCGGGCTGCCGGACGATCAGGCCCCCGGCGCCCGGCAGATCGCCGTCCAGGACCTGCCGGACGACGTCGTGCCGTACCTGCTCGGCTCCCGCTACTGCGACACCGACAAGCTGTCGAGCATCGCGTGGTCCCTGTTCGGCGGCACGCCGGAGGGCTGGGCCCGCGTCCAGGCGATCGTCGACTTCGCCCACACCCGCCTGCGCTTCGACTACCAGCAGGCCGACGCGACCCGCACCGCCTTCGACGGCTACACGCAGGGCGTCGGCGTGTGCCGGGACTTCGCGCACCTGGCGATCACCCTGTGCCGGTGCATGAACATCCCGGCGCGCTACGCCACCGGATACCTCGGCGATATCGGCGTGCCGAAGGACCCGGCGCCGATGGACTTCTCCGCGTGGTTCGAGGTCTTCCTCGAAGGGCCCGAGGGGCCGCGCTGGTACACGTTCGACGCCCGCCACAACCGGCCCCGCATCGGCCGCATCGTCATGGCCCGCGGCCGCGACGCCACCGACTGCGCCCTGACGACGAGCTTCGGTGCCGCCCATCTGGTCCGGTTCGACGTCCACACCGACGCGGTGGTCGAGCCGCCGGAGACCTTGGCCCGGGCCGCCTGA
- the serA gene encoding phosphoglycerate dehydrogenase, which translates to MTPDKLSLPKDKIRVLLLEGINDSAVALMRAAGYTNLTRLPKALDREALHEALQGVHMVGIRSRTQLDAAAFEAADRLLAVGCFSVGTNQVDLDAARHRGIPVFNAPFSNTRSVAELTIGEIVMLLRRIVPRSVGAHAGRWDKSAVGSLEVRGKTLGIVGYGNIGTQLSTLAEAMGMRVLFYDHTDKLRHGNTEPVETLHALLAQSDVVSLHVPETDATANMIGAAEIRAMKPGAFLINNARGTVVDLEALAAALRDGHLKGAAVDVFPVEPGSNAETFVSPLQRLENVILTPHIGGSTEEAQERIGSEVARKLVDYSDIGSTVGAVNFPQVQLPARPTGTRFIHVQRNLPGMLGRLNDVFSRGHVNIAAQFYQTDGEVGYVVLETDATDADAEALLTEIRAIPGTIRARLLYERR; encoded by the coding sequence ATGACGCCCGACAAGCTTTCCCTGCCGAAGGACAAGATCCGCGTCCTGCTGCTCGAGGGCATCAACGACAGCGCCGTGGCGCTGATGCGGGCGGCCGGCTACACCAACCTGACCCGCCTGCCGAAGGCGCTGGACCGGGAGGCCCTGCACGAGGCGCTCCAGGGCGTGCACATGGTGGGCATCCGCTCGCGCACGCAGCTCGACGCGGCCGCCTTCGAGGCGGCGGACCGGCTCCTGGCCGTGGGCTGCTTCTCGGTCGGCACCAACCAGGTCGACCTAGACGCGGCGCGCCACCGGGGCATCCCGGTCTTCAACGCGCCCTTCTCCAACACCCGCTCGGTGGCGGAGCTGACGATCGGCGAGATCGTGATGCTGCTGCGCCGGATCGTTCCGCGCTCGGTGGGCGCCCACGCGGGCCGCTGGGACAAGTCGGCGGTGGGCTCGCTGGAGGTGCGCGGCAAGACGCTGGGCATCGTCGGCTACGGCAATATCGGCACGCAGCTCTCGACCCTGGCCGAGGCCATGGGCATGCGGGTGCTGTTCTACGACCACACCGACAAGCTGCGCCACGGCAACACCGAGCCGGTCGAGACGCTGCACGCCCTGCTGGCGCAGAGCGACGTCGTCTCGCTGCACGTGCCGGAGACCGACGCCACCGCCAACATGATCGGCGCCGCCGAGATCCGGGCGATGAAGCCCGGCGCCTTCCTGATCAACAACGCCCGGGGCACCGTGGTCGATCTCGAAGCGCTGGCCGCGGCCCTGCGCGACGGCCATCTCAAGGGCGCGGCCGTCGACGTCTTCCCGGTGGAGCCCGGCTCGAACGCCGAAACGTTCGTGAGCCCGCTCCAGCGCCTCGAGAACGTGATCCTCACCCCGCATATCGGCGGCTCCACCGAGGAGGCGCAGGAGCGGATCGGCTCCGAGGTGGCGCGCAAGCTCGTGGACTATTCCGATATCGGCTCGACGGTCGGCGCGGTGAACTTCCCGCAGGTGCAGCTCCCGGCCCGTCCGACCGGGACGCGGTTCATCCACGTCCAGCGCAACCTGCCCGGCATGCTCGGGCGGCTCAACGACGTGTTCTCCCGCGGCCACGTCAACATCGCCGCGCAGTTCTACCAGACCGACGGCGAGGTCGGTTACGTGGTGCTGGAGACCGACGCCACCGACGCGGATGCCGAGGCGCTGCTCACCGAGATCCGCGCCATCCCGGGCACGATCCGGGCCCGCCTCCTCTACGAGCGCCGCTGA
- a CDS encoding BA14K family protein produces the protein MNTTVTAIASAILAGALLGAPTGAQAQAGSFANHGFGNHNFGAAAVGGGGFSSPGVGAGAAGGGFANRGFGNHAFGPAAGAGGGSFANNGFGNHNFGRPAVGGGFANPGFGHGLGAHRGYGHHRHYGYNRGYYGRPYGYGYGRGGYGLGLGVAVGGLYGGYGYPGYGYDTGYYGGYAPVTYGYADTETYRVADDDRYCARRFRSYDPQSGTYLGRDGRRHRCR, from the coding sequence ATGAACACGACAGTCACAGCGATCGCGTCGGCAATCCTTGCCGGCGCTCTTCTCGGGGCGCCGACCGGAGCCCAGGCGCAGGCGGGCAGCTTCGCCAACCACGGCTTCGGCAACCACAATTTCGGAGCCGCGGCCGTCGGCGGCGGCGGCTTCAGCAGTCCCGGTGTCGGGGCTGGCGCCGCGGGCGGCGGCTTCGCCAACCGGGGCTTCGGCAATCACGCCTTCGGGCCGGCTGCCGGTGCCGGAGGGGGTAGCTTCGCCAATAACGGCTTCGGCAACCACAATTTCGGCCGACCGGCTGTCGGCGGCGGATTCGCCAATCCCGGGTTCGGGCACGGGCTCGGCGCCCACCGGGGCTACGGTCATCATCGCCATTACGGCTACAACCGCGGCTACTACGGCCGCCCCTATGGATACGGATACGGACGGGGCGGATACGGGCTCGGCCTCGGCGTCGCCGTGGGCGGTCTGTACGGCGGCTACGGTTATCCGGGATACGGCTACGACACCGGGTACTACGGCGGTTACGCGCCCGTCACGTACGGCTACGCCGACACCGAAACCTACCGCGTCGCGGACGACGACCGCTACTGCGCGCGCCGGTTCCGATCCTACGACCCGCAGAGCGGAACCTATCTCGGCCGGGATGGACGTCGCCACCGCTGCCGGTGA
- a CDS encoding NADPH-dependent FMN reductase, whose translation MALTVPVILGSVRSDRIGIRAARFLIAQLESRGHAAPLVDPAELALPLLDRMYKEYPAGTAPEPLQRCADLFRRADAFLVVTAEYNHGVPPALSNTLDHFLEEYFWRPSAICCYSAGQFGGVRAAMPLRAMLAEMGMSSIPSLLPIPRLHKVIDAQGVPAEPWLAAAAGRFLDELEWHAEALRDRRRGGTPY comes from the coding sequence ATGGCCCTGACCGTCCCCGTGATCCTCGGCAGCGTTCGGAGCGACCGCATCGGCATCCGCGCCGCGCGCTTCCTGATCGCGCAGCTGGAGTCCCGCGGCCACGCCGCCCCCCTGGTCGATCCGGCCGAGCTGGCGCTCCCGCTCCTCGACCGGATGTACAAGGAATACCCGGCCGGGACGGCGCCGGAGCCCCTGCAGCGCTGCGCCGACCTCTTCCGCCGCGCCGACGCCTTCCTGGTCGTCACGGCGGAGTACAACCACGGTGTGCCGCCGGCACTGTCGAACACGCTCGATCACTTCCTCGAGGAGTATTTCTGGCGGCCCTCGGCCATCTGCTGCTACTCGGCCGGCCAGTTCGGCGGCGTCCGGGCCGCGATGCCGCTGCGGGCCATGCTCGCCGAGATGGGCATGTCCAGCATCCCCTCCCTTCTGCCGATCCCGCGACTCCACAAGGTCATCGACGCGCAGGGCGTCCCCGCCGAGCCCTGGCTCGCGGCGGCGGCCGGCCGCTTCCTCGATGAGCTGGAGTGGCACGCCGAGGCCCTGCGGGACCGGCGCCGGGGCGGCACGCCGTACTGA
- the rpsA gene encoding 30S ribosomal protein S1 codes for MTAGTALGRGPSREDFAALLEESFLEHEITEGSVVKGRVVAIEKDVAVIDIGAKTEGRVALKEFTGPGREGELKVGDEVEVYVDRIENALGEAVISRDKARREESWVKLEKSFENNDRVTGTIFNQVKGGYTVDLDGAVAFLPRSQVDIRPVRDVTPLLGTPQPFQILKMDRRRGNIVVSRRTVLEESRAEQRSELVANLEEGQVIDGVVKNITEYGAFVDLGGIDGLLHVTDMAWRRVNHPSEVVTIGQTVKVKIIKINHETHRISLGIKQLLADPWEGIAARYPEGAKLKGRVTNITDYGAFVELEPGIEGLIHVSEMSWTKKNVHPGKIVSTSQEVEVQILEVDPVKRRISLGLKQTLQNPWEAFAEKHPVGSEVEGEVKNKTEFGLFIGLEGDVDGMVHLSDLDWNRPGEQVIEEFKKGDMVRAQVLDVDVEKERISLGVKQLGGDPFAEAGEIKKGQIVTCEVVEVKDAGVEVKIVDTDMQTFIRRAELARDRGDQRPERFATGEKFDARVVQFDRKARRVQVSIKALEVAEEKEAMAQFGSADSGASLGDILGAAFNKKRSDDE; via the coding sequence ATGACCGCAGGTACCGCTCTGGGGCGTGGCCCGAGCCGCGAGGATTTCGCAGCCCTCCTCGAGGAGAGCTTCCTCGAACACGAGATCACCGAAGGCTCCGTCGTCAAGGGTCGCGTCGTCGCGATCGAGAAGGACGTGGCCGTCATCGACATCGGCGCCAAGACGGAAGGCCGTGTCGCGCTCAAGGAATTCACCGGTCCCGGCCGCGAGGGCGAGCTGAAGGTCGGCGACGAGGTCGAGGTCTACGTCGACCGGATCGAGAACGCGCTCGGCGAGGCCGTCATCTCGCGCGACAAGGCGCGCCGCGAGGAGAGCTGGGTCAAGCTTGAGAAGTCGTTCGAGAACAACGACCGCGTCACCGGCACGATCTTCAACCAGGTCAAGGGCGGCTACACGGTCGACCTCGACGGCGCCGTGGCGTTCCTGCCGCGCTCGCAGGTCGACATCCGCCCGGTCCGCGACGTCACCCCGCTGCTGGGCACCCCGCAGCCGTTCCAGATCCTCAAGATGGATCGCCGCCGCGGCAACATCGTCGTGTCGCGCCGGACCGTCCTCGAGGAGAGCCGCGCCGAGCAGCGCTCCGAGCTGGTGGCCAACCTCGAGGAAGGTCAGGTCATCGACGGCGTCGTCAAGAACATCACCGAGTACGGCGCGTTCGTCGACCTCGGCGGGATCGACGGCCTGCTGCACGTCACCGACATGGCGTGGCGCCGCGTGAACCACCCGTCCGAGGTGGTCACGATCGGCCAGACCGTGAAGGTCAAGATCATCAAGATCAACCACGAGACGCACCGCATCTCGCTCGGCATCAAGCAGCTGCTCGCCGATCCGTGGGAGGGCATCGCCGCCCGCTACCCGGAGGGCGCCAAGCTCAAGGGCCGCGTGACCAACATCACCGATTACGGCGCCTTCGTGGAGCTGGAGCCGGGGATCGAGGGCCTGATCCACGTCTCCGAGATGAGCTGGACCAAGAAGAACGTCCATCCGGGCAAGATCGTCTCCACCTCCCAGGAGGTCGAGGTTCAGATCCTGGAGGTCGATCCGGTCAAGCGCCGGATCTCGCTGGGCCTCAAGCAGACCCTGCAGAACCCCTGGGAGGCCTTCGCCGAGAAGCACCCGGTCGGTTCCGAGGTCGAGGGCGAGGTCAAGAACAAGACCGAGTTCGGCCTGTTCATCGGCCTCGAGGGCGACGTCGACGGCATGGTCCACCTGTCAGATCTCGACTGGAACCGTCCCGGCGAGCAGGTCATCGAGGAGTTCAAGAAGGGCGACATGGTCCGCGCCCAGGTTCTCGACGTCGACGTCGAGAAGGAGCGGATCTCGCTGGGCGTGAAGCAGCTCGGCGGTGACCCCTTCGCCGAGGCCGGCGAGATCAAGAAGGGTCAGATCGTCACCTGTGAGGTGGTCGAGGTGAAGGATGCCGGCGTCGAGGTGAAGATCGTCGACACCGACATGCAGACCTTCATCCGCCGGGCCGAACTCGCCCGCGACCGCGGCGACCAGCGCCCCGAGCGCTTCGCCACCGGCGAGAAGTTCGACGCCCGCGTCGTCCAGTTCGACCGGAAGGCCCGCCGCGTGCAGGTCTCGATCAAGGCCCTCGAGGTCGCCGAGGAGAAGGAGGCCATGGCCCAGTTCGGCTCTGCCGATTCGGGTGCCTCCCTCGGCGACATCCTCGGCGCCGCCTTCAACAAGAAGCGCTCCGACGACGAGTGA
- a CDS encoding Crp/Fnr family transcriptional regulator, translated as MPNGYNAPMEMLARKLDSIARLAESDRAALLDLPHTVRNLPARHDIVRFGDRPTHSCLVLQGWVYRYAALAEGGRQILSFYIAGDLPDLQSLHLHRMDHNLATLTSCVVALIAHDDLRAVLLRNPGLAGTLWRDSLIDAAHYRERITSLGRRQALGRVAHLFCELYLRQKAVGLARGLSCPLVPKQSELADALGLTSVHLNRVLRTLRGRGLVTLSGGILTIEDWDALTEVAEFDQTFLHLANNPAPARETAEAI; from the coding sequence ATGCCGAACGGGTACAACGCCCCGATGGAGATGCTGGCGCGCAAGCTCGACAGCATCGCGCGGCTCGCCGAGTCCGACCGCGCGGCGCTTCTCGATCTGCCGCACACGGTCCGGAACCTGCCGGCCCGCCACGACATCGTCCGGTTCGGTGACCGGCCGACCCACAGCTGCCTCGTCCTGCAGGGATGGGTCTACCGCTACGCCGCCCTCGCCGAGGGCGGGCGGCAGATCCTGTCGTTCTACATCGCTGGCGACCTGCCGGATCTGCAGAGCCTCCATCTGCACCGGATGGATCACAACCTCGCCACCCTGACGTCCTGCGTCGTGGCACTGATCGCGCACGACGACCTGCGCGCGGTCCTCCTGCGCAATCCGGGGCTCGCCGGCACGCTTTGGCGCGACAGCCTCATCGACGCCGCCCATTACCGCGAGCGGATCACCAGCCTCGGGCGGCGGCAGGCGCTGGGCCGCGTGGCCCACCTGTTCTGCGAGCTGTACCTGCGGCAGAAGGCGGTCGGGCTCGCGCGCGGCCTGAGCTGCCCCCTGGTGCCCAAGCAGTCCGAACTCGCCGACGCGCTCGGCCTGACCAGCGTCCACCTCAACCGAGTCCTGCGCACCCTGCGTGGACGCGGGCTCGTCACGCTGAGCGGCGGCATCCTGACCATCGAGGATTGGGACGCGCTGACGGAGGTTGCGGAGTTCGACCAGACGTTCCTGCACCTGGCGAACAACCCGGCGCCGGCCCGAGAGACCGCCGAGGCGATCTAG